In the Manis javanica isolate MJ-LG chromosome 12, MJ_LKY, whole genome shotgun sequence genome, one interval contains:
- the HSPE1 gene encoding 10 kDa heat shock protein, mitochondrial isoform X3 — translation MAGQAFRKFLPLFDRVLVERSAAETVTKGGIMLPEKSQGKVLQATVVAVGSGSKGKGGEIQPVSVKVGDKVLLPEYGGTKVVLDDKDYFLFRDGDILGKYVD, via the exons ATG GCAGGACAGGCATTTAGAAAGTTTCTTCCCCTCTTTGACCGAGTGCTAGTTGAGAGGAGTGCCGCTGAAACTGTAACCAAGGGAGGCATAATGCTTCCAGAAAAATCTCAAGGAAAAGTGTTGCAAGCGACAGTAGTAGCTGTTGGATCGGGCTCCAAAGGAAAG GGTGGAGAGATTCAACCAGTTAGCGTGAAGGTTGGAGATAAAGTTCTTCTCCCAGAATATGGAGGCACCAAAGTAGTTTTAGATGACAAG GATTATTTCTTATTTAGAGATGGTGACATTCTTGGAAAGTATGTAGACTGA